In Gimesia benthica, a single window of DNA contains:
- a CDS encoding REP-associated tyrosine transposase, whose amino-acid sequence MNKRTQFDDRRYVHFVTFSCYGNRTYLDHDGAKRRLLGALNHELMRHEAICVGFVIMPDHVHALVWFHRIGELSAFMRDWKRSSSRSIKQFLLEQSQYAKMFSKEDPLWQKHYYSFEIESEEKIEEKLTYMHMNPVKKGLADRITDWSWSSARYYVLGKSVGVPVGWPRM is encoded by the coding sequence ATGAACAAACGAACTCAGTTTGATGATCGGCGATACGTCCATTTCGTTACGTTTTCCTGTTACGGAAATCGGACTTACCTCGATCATGATGGTGCCAAACGTCGTCTTTTGGGGGCACTAAATCATGAACTAATGCGGCACGAGGCGATCTGTGTCGGTTTCGTGATTATGCCCGATCATGTGCATGCCCTGGTCTGGTTTCACAGGATCGGTGAACTCAGTGCTTTCATGAGAGACTGGAAACGAAGTTCCAGTCGCTCGATCAAACAGTTTTTACTTGAACAGAGCCAGTATGCAAAAATGTTTTCAAAAGAGGATCCTCTCTGGCAAAAACACTATTATTCATTTGAGATTGAATCAGAAGAAAAGATAGAAGAGAAACTAACCTACATGCATATGAATCCCGTAAAGAAAGGGCTGGCGGACAGGATTACAGACTGGAGTTGGAGTTCTGCTCGCTATTATGTGCTGGGTAAATCTGTGGGGGTTCCTGTAGGGTGGCCTCGAATGTAA